One part of the Methanocalculus alkaliphilus genome encodes these proteins:
- a CDS encoding RNA-guided endonuclease InsQ/TnpB family protein, whose protein sequence is MAIRTVSNYLRLSQRQHYIIDTLAYHAKNLYNVALYNTRQHSFEYCENISVLQTIRPDIASKVTICVGSFLPYTRKKDFPYKDISNYARSRQNENYPLLHSDVAQQTLRSVEEAYSSYFALMRMYHSGDLPHRPRLPRYLEKDGRYKMAFPASHITIRNGNVTLGMARMFKKQHGLTGKELTFKIPPHIQPNQIREVTIVPVHNGKVYKIEFAYTVSVQPTFFHPDHYLAIDLGVNNFATIVETATGTASIIDGMYLKSINRWYNKENARLQSIKDKQGLTKDFTHSQSRLLIRRDNRINETMNRIVAYLIAFACEHGIGTIIVPRWDGIKHQINHGAINNQNFVQIPYAEFRQKLRSKCELVGIQYDDSHDERYTSQVDALARDPIEKPWYGRTRRITRGLYQSSSGTVINADVNGALNHLRKVAGDSVITPIISSGRVNRPVRIRLNYEQPSCRLNCTISRMTGIASPAV, encoded by the coding sequence ATGGCTATTCGAACAGTGTCAAATTATCTGCGACTGTCCCAACGACAGCATTATATTATTGACACGCTCGCATACCATGCAAAGAATCTGTACAATGTTGCATTGTACAATACCCGGCAGCATTCCTTTGAATATTGCGAAAACATTTCGGTTCTCCAGACGATTCGACCGGATATTGCATCAAAGGTCACCATCTGTGTCGGTTCCTTTCTCCCCTATACCCGGAAGAAAGACTTTCCATACAAAGATATCTCAAATTATGCCCGGTCACGCCAGAATGAGAACTATCCGCTGCTCCATAGTGATGTTGCGCAGCAGACCCTCAGAAGTGTTGAAGAAGCGTACAGCTCGTATTTTGCACTCATGCGGATGTACCACTCCGGCGACCTCCCACACCGACCACGTCTTCCACGCTATCTGGAGAAGGATGGCCGGTACAAAATGGCTTTTCCTGCGTCACATATCACGATCCGAAACGGCAATGTCACCCTCGGCATGGCACGAATGTTTAAAAAACAGCATGGTTTAACCGGGAAAGAACTGACTTTCAAAATTCCGCCACACATCCAGCCAAACCAGATCCGTGAAGTGACTATTGTTCCAGTTCATAATGGGAAGGTATACAAGATCGAGTTTGCGTATACTGTTTCCGTACAACCAACATTTTTCCATCCTGACCATTATCTTGCGATTGATCTCGGCGTCAACAATTTTGCGACGATCGTTGAGACTGCTACCGGGACTGCCTCGATTATCGATGGTATGTATCTGAAATCAATTAACCGGTGGTATAACAAAGAAAACGCCAGATTACAATCGATTAAAGATAAACAGGGGTTAACAAAGGATTTCACACACAGTCAGTCCCGGCTTCTCATCAGGCGGGATAACCGGATCAACGAAACGATGAACCGGATTGTCGCCTATCTGATCGCGTTTGCCTGTGAGCATGGAATCGGCACCATTATTGTGCCGCGATGGGATGGGATCAAACACCAGATCAATCATGGTGCGATAAACAACCAGAATTTCGTCCAGATCCCCTATGCGGAGTTTCGACAGAAACTGCGATCCAAATGCGAGCTCGTCGGGATACAGTATGACGATTCCCATGATGAACGGTATACCTCGCAGGTTGATGCCCTGGCACGTGATCCGATCGAGAAACCATGGTATGGACGAACCCGTCGTATTACGCGGGGACTGTATCAGAGCAGCTCCGGTACCGTGATCAATGCGGATGTAAATGGTGCGCTCAACCATTTGAGAAAAGTAGCTGGTGATTCGGTTATTACGCCGATAATCAGTAGCGGCCGTGTCAACCGGCCGGTACGAATAAGGCTCAACTACGAGCAACCTTCGTGCAGATTAAATTGCACTATCAGTCGTATGACTGGTATTGCAAGCCCCGCCGTTTAG
- a CDS encoding type II toxin-antitoxin system HicB family antitoxin, which produces MLIKFEIYNDGEFWCGRGIEVDIFTQGRTLDDLIGNIREAVELHYEESIGAGEQITIVTQTEFQVGSVAKSSSC; this is translated from the coding sequence ATGCTGATTAAGTTTGAGATCTATAATGATGGGGAATTCTGGTGCGGACGTGGCATTGAGGTCGATATTTTTACACAGGGCAGGACACTGGATGATCTGATAGGAAATATTCGTGAGGCAGTCGAACTTCATTATGAGGAGTCAATCGGTGCTGGAGAACAGATAACCATTGTAACCCAAACTGAATTCCAGGTTGGTTCCGTTGCCAAAAGCTCCAGTTGTTAG
- a CDS encoding type II toxin-antitoxin system HicA family toxin — MPKAPVVSGHDLLKVLGSLGYIVLRQRGSHVQMAKNTGTGEHTITVPLHNEIARGTLNDILGKVSHRNGISKEDLLAMLR, encoded by the coding sequence TTGCCAAAAGCTCCAGTTGTTAGTGGCCACGATCTCCTGAAGGTACTTGGGTCACTCGGCTACATAGTTCTCCGCCAGCGAGGTAGCCATGTGCAGATGGCAAAGAATACCGGTACTGGGGAGCACACAATAACAGTCCCCCTACACAACGAAATCGCAAGGGGTACCCTGAATGATATTCTTGGAAAAGTATCGCATAGGAACGGTATTTCAAAAGAAGATCTTCTTGCGATGCTCCGATAG